Proteins encoded in a region of the Nitrospiraceae bacterium genome:
- a CDS encoding NADH-quinone oxidoreductase subunit M: MLEELASAFPILSCILFLPVAGAAVLWLFDDEDMIRTSALTIALVELALSLFVLLRFVPDSAAMQFAEHVRWIPALGISYHLAVDGISVLFVGLTAFLTVLIVIYSWDTIRHQVKLYMMALLALETTTMGVFVSLDLILFFVFWELMLIPSYFLIKLWGGGAERHYAALKYVLYTLLGSVFMLVGIALLDLNYHQWATLHHMEPSYSFDLLELLTVPIPLHQQVLIFWLMFLGFAFKAPVFPFHTWLPDALLEGPIGMAVVLAGLKLGTFGFIRFSIPLLPEASKSQTVVSIVMALGLAAILYGAIMALIQPDFRRLLAYSSISHLGFVVVGLFALNYQGLQGSLLTMVNLGFSTAGLFFIAGFLYSRQQTTQLASFGGMAKQVPLLATFFLLIGLASIGLPGTNGFVGEFLILLGIFKAHWLYGSVAVLGVIFGAAYFLWYYERAMLGPLSKTVRESIGDLHFREVVIASSLSVMILWIGLYPAPFLKMMNGSVQALVDRLDRGAVASVDNVPAVRAD, encoded by the coding sequence ATGTTGGAAGAACTGGCCTCGGCCTTCCCAATTCTGTCGTGCATTCTCTTTTTGCCGGTCGCAGGAGCCGCCGTTCTGTGGCTCTTCGACGACGAAGATATGATCCGTACCTCAGCGCTGACAATTGCGCTGGTTGAACTAGCCCTGTCACTGTTCGTCCTCCTCCGATTTGTTCCCGACTCGGCCGCGATGCAGTTTGCCGAGCATGTACGATGGATTCCCGCCCTCGGGATCAGCTACCACCTGGCAGTCGATGGCATCAGTGTCCTATTCGTCGGGCTGACAGCTTTCCTCACGGTTCTCATCGTCATCTATTCGTGGGATACCATCCGCCATCAGGTCAAACTTTACATGATGGCGCTGCTCGCGCTTGAAACCACGACGATGGGTGTCTTCGTCTCTCTCGATCTCATCCTCTTTTTCGTGTTTTGGGAGTTGATGCTCATCCCGAGCTACTTCCTCATCAAGCTCTGGGGTGGCGGGGCGGAGCGACACTATGCGGCGCTGAAATACGTGCTCTATACCTTGCTTGGCAGCGTCTTCATGTTGGTGGGCATTGCCCTCCTAGACCTCAACTACCACCAATGGGCGACGTTGCATCACATGGAGCCATCCTACTCGTTCGATCTGCTTGAGCTCCTAACCGTACCGATTCCCCTCCATCAGCAAGTTCTGATCTTCTGGTTGATGTTTTTGGGCTTCGCGTTTAAGGCTCCTGTGTTCCCGTTCCATACCTGGTTGCCGGATGCCTTGCTCGAAGGTCCGATCGGTATGGCCGTGGTCCTGGCCGGGTTGAAATTGGGTACGTTCGGATTCATCCGGTTCAGCATCCCCCTCCTCCCAGAAGCGTCGAAGAGCCAGACGGTCGTGTCGATCGTGATGGCGCTTGGTCTAGCCGCCATTCTGTACGGCGCGATCATGGCACTGATTCAACCAGATTTTCGCCGGCTGTTGGCCTATAGCAGCATCAGCCATCTTGGGTTTGTCGTAGTTGGTCTCTTCGCACTCAACTACCAGGGTCTTCAAGGTAGCCTGCTCACAATGGTCAACCTGGGGTTCAGCACAGCCGGATTGTTCTTTATCGCCGGGTTTCTCTACTCAAGACAGCAGACAACCCAGCTTGCCTCATTCGGTGGTATGGCCAAGCAGGTGCCGTTGCTGGCGACGTTTTTCTTGCTCATCGGCCTCGCATCGATCGGACTCCCAGGTACCAACGGATTCGTGGGGGAATTTTTGATCCTCCTGGGAATCTTTAAAGCCCATTGGCTCTACGGGTCGGTTGCGGTGCTGGGAGTCATCTTCGGAGCAGCATATTTCCTGTGGTACTACGAGCGGGCGATGCTTGGCCCGTTGAGTAAAACCGTCAGAGAGTCGATCGGCGATCTCCATTTTCGGGAAGTCGTGATTGCATCGTCGCTGTCCGTGATGATTTTGTGGATCGGCCTCTATCCCGCTCCGTTCTTGAAGATGATGAATGGGTCGGTGCAGGCGTTGGTCGATCGATTGGACCGCGGGGCGGTCGCCTCCGTGGACAACGTGCCCGCCGTCAGGGCGGACTGA
- a CDS encoding NADH-quinone oxidoreductase subunit M → MSEYVLLYILFAPFVGVTALIFISNRQLMLVRGVAATSAGICLLASLYLFFAYDTAKGGFQFLQKYEWSKQLGISLYLGVDGIGTPLVLASSILLFAGIFVSWHIKDRTKEFYIWLLILAAATIGVFMSLDLFFLYFFYEMSVIPMYLLLGMWGSHTKKYNEMTDPEGLKQRDSVGFILNFASNSKEYAAMKLVLFLSAWAVVALMGILLIYKYSGLNTFDILVLREQAKLMNIPVLGTTLDKIIWVLIFFGFASIAPLWPLHSWSPVGHAAAPAATSMLHAGVLMKLGHFSIIRVAFEILPETTRELMPIAAVLCMFSILYGGFVAFYAKDTKYVIGYSSSSHMGYVFLGMAALNYIGLSGAVIYMFAHAMATGMLFAMAGWVYDQTHTRDIPSLGGLSNRMPFIAGCFVVACMASIGMPGTINFIAEIMIIVGSWQKYPLQVIVAVIGIVITLAYLFRMMRGVFYGTMDQKYSHSHDAVAVADRLPLLVMIAVSIGFGLFPMHLYNVVRSGVDPLVARITHVVPIAAAADEYSPQRSAGSHQLADPKSSTRELTASQLNAEGYTGRQ, encoded by the coding sequence ATGAGCGAATACGTTCTTCTGTATATTTTGTTCGCACCGTTCGTGGGTGTGACCGCGCTCATCTTCATTTCGAATCGGCAATTGATGCTCGTCCGCGGAGTTGCGGCAACATCCGCCGGCATCTGCCTACTCGCGTCGCTTTACCTATTTTTTGCCTACGACACCGCCAAGGGTGGGTTCCAGTTCCTGCAGAAATACGAATGGTCGAAGCAGCTTGGCATCTCCCTTTACCTCGGCGTCGACGGCATTGGAACGCCGCTGGTCTTGGCTTCGTCGATCCTGTTGTTCGCCGGCATCTTCGTGTCCTGGCACATCAAGGATCGCACCAAAGAATTCTACATTTGGCTACTGATCCTCGCTGCTGCGACGATCGGCGTGTTCATGTCGCTGGATTTATTCTTCCTATACTTCTTCTACGAAATGTCCGTCATCCCGATGTATCTACTCCTGGGTATGTGGGGAAGCCACACAAAAAAGTACAACGAGATGACAGACCCAGAAGGTCTCAAGCAGCGGGATTCCGTCGGGTTCATCTTGAACTTTGCCTCGAACAGCAAAGAATACGCCGCGATGAAACTCGTCCTCTTCCTGTCAGCCTGGGCGGTGGTCGCGCTGATGGGCATTCTGCTCATCTATAAATACTCCGGCCTGAATACGTTCGATATTCTGGTCCTGCGCGAGCAGGCGAAGCTCATGAATATCCCCGTGCTCGGCACCACGCTCGACAAGATCATCTGGGTGCTCATCTTTTTCGGATTCGCTTCTATTGCACCGCTCTGGCCTCTGCATTCCTGGTCACCCGTTGGTCACGCAGCGGCTCCGGCTGCGACCAGCATGTTGCACGCGGGCGTGTTGATGAAGCTGGGGCACTTTTCGATCATCCGTGTGGCGTTTGAAATTCTTCCCGAAACGACCAGAGAGCTCATGCCGATCGCCGCGGTGCTCTGCATGTTCAGCATCCTCTACGGGGGATTTGTCGCCTTTTATGCGAAGGATACGAAATATGTCATCGGCTACTCGAGTTCCAGCCACATGGGCTACGTGTTCCTGGGCATGGCCGCATTGAACTATATCGGTTTGAGCGGCGCGGTGATTTATATGTTCGCCCACGCGATGGCAACCGGCATGCTCTTCGCCATGGCCGGATGGGTGTATGACCAGACGCACACGCGCGATATCCCGTCGTTGGGGGGATTGTCAAACCGCATGCCCTTCATCGCTGGTTGCTTCGTGGTGGCTTGCATGGCATCGATCGGGATGCCGGGGACCATCAATTTTATCGCCGAAATCATGATCATCGTTGGGAGTTGGCAGAAGTATCCCTTGCAGGTGATTGTCGCTGTGATCGGCATTGTGATCACCCTGGCATACTTGTTCCGGATGATGCGCGGGGTTTTCTACGGGACGATGGATCAGAAGTATAGCCATTCGCATGATGCCGTGGCGGTCGCCGATCGCCTGCCGTTGCTGGTGATGATTGCCGTCAGTATCGGATTCGGGTTATTCCCCATGCACCTCTATAATGTGGTTCGATCCGGCGTCGACCCACTCGTCGCCAGGATCACTCACGTGGTGCCGATTGCCGCTGCGGCCGACGAATACAGCCCTCAGCGTTCAGCCGGCAGCCATCAGCTTGCGGACCCGAAGAGTTCTACACGTGAGCTGACGGCTAGCCAGCTGAACGCTGAGGGCTATACAGGTAGACAATGA
- a CDS encoding NADH-quinone oxidoreductase subunit N, which translates to MSPSDLLLLLPEMLLTFWICLILVLDFAFPRLPKEQLAYLSVGGLTITLGCLIWFDVTGITGALFANMFVVDRMALFFKMLIVVATILVIIASIQFVHRFTFFRGEYYFLVAMSALGMMFMASANDLLSVFVTLEFSTFGFYVLVAYLREDAASNEAGLKFFILGVFAAGLLAYGISLVYGETGKLVFSDMASAQATPGLIIGYLLIFAALGFKIGAVPFHSWIPDTYHGSPTPVTAFLSIAPKGAAFAILLRMFYVALAGFKPTWVLMLVAASILSMTYGNIVAIAQKNIKRLLAYSGIAQIGNVLIGLAAGTKMGSDAILFYLLTYLFANLGAFAIVIAVSQAIGSDEIEDYSGLGRRSPFLAFAMLIFLLSLAGVPPLAGFIGKVYIFVAAIKEGLYTLITVGLINIVISLYYYLIVVKKMYIVEPHDPSPVSISGPMKAVVYAGLAGTLAIGIYPQPAIDWVVAATLMFSNLTGPAAFIPPSLPFSG; encoded by the coding sequence ATGTCTCCCTCCGACTTATTATTGCTCTTGCCGGAGATGCTCCTCACGTTCTGGATCTGTCTGATCCTGGTCCTCGATTTTGCCTTTCCACGATTGCCGAAGGAACAGCTGGCCTATCTCAGCGTAGGAGGGCTCACGATCACATTGGGGTGTCTCATATGGTTTGATGTGACCGGCATCACCGGGGCACTCTTTGCCAACATGTTCGTAGTCGATCGGATGGCCTTGTTCTTCAAGATGCTGATCGTGGTGGCCACAATATTAGTCATCATCGCCTCCATCCAATTCGTTCATCGCTTCACGTTCTTTCGCGGGGAATATTATTTTCTGGTTGCGATGTCGGCGCTGGGTATGATGTTCATGGCCTCGGCGAACGATCTCCTGTCCGTTTTTGTGACGCTTGAGTTCTCGACCTTCGGCTTCTATGTCCTGGTCGCCTACCTGCGGGAAGACGCCGCATCGAACGAGGCAGGACTCAAATTCTTCATCCTGGGTGTCTTTGCGGCTGGTCTTCTTGCCTACGGGATCAGCTTGGTATACGGCGAGACAGGGAAGCTCGTCTTCTCGGATATGGCGTCTGCACAGGCCACGCCAGGATTGATCATCGGTTATTTGCTCATCTTCGCGGCGCTGGGTTTCAAAATCGGAGCTGTGCCGTTCCACTCCTGGATTCCCGACACGTATCACGGATCACCGACGCCGGTGACCGCATTCCTGTCGATCGCACCGAAAGGGGCAGCGTTTGCCATTCTCCTTCGGATGTTCTATGTCGCGCTCGCCGGTTTCAAACCCACCTGGGTGCTCATGCTGGTGGCGGCCTCGATTCTGTCGATGACTTACGGCAACATCGTGGCGATCGCGCAGAAAAACATCAAACGACTACTGGCCTATTCCGGCATTGCCCAGATCGGCAATGTGCTCATCGGCCTCGCTGCCGGGACGAAGATGGGAAGTGATGCAATTTTGTTTTACCTGTTGACCTATCTGTTCGCGAACTTAGGAGCCTTCGCCATCGTCATTGCGGTCAGCCAGGCAATCGGCAGCGATGAAATTGAAGATTATAGCGGCCTGGGCCGCCGTTCGCCGTTCCTTGCCTTCGCCATGCTGATTTTTCTGTTGTCCCTGGCCGGCGTGCCTCCTCTCGCGGGATTCATCGGCAAGGTCTATATTTTTGTTGCGGCAATCAAGGAGGGACTCTATACCCTCATCACGGTCGGACTGATCAACATCGTGATCTCTTTGTACTACTACTTGATCGTCGTGAAAAAGATGTACATCGTCGAGCCCCACGACCCATCGCCGGTATCGATCTCGGGCCCCATGAAGGCCGTGGTGTACGCCGGACTCGCTGGGACGCTCGCGATCGGCATCTATCCGCAGCCGGCGATCGACTGGGTGGTGGCTGCAACGCTGATGTTCTCCAACCTTACAGGTCCAGCTGCGTTCATTCCGCCATCTTTGCCGTTCAGTGGGTAA
- a CDS encoding ATP-binding protein: MASVTQDRPTVPAAAASVHSTSDAEKKSLSPSRVSGTLRWFAGWSIEQRVLAGFGLVFAGIVVISIASYRNTSVLIKNSRLDTRSHELVQLLGSIGEALDDAERGHRRYLVTGDEAYLKGHKTVLEQMPVFSQYLRSLTEGAPDQQERVASLERLIRQQLDAEAAAISARETNGYEGVRRIALSGAAKQELDAIHRLIVELDAAEQKALRGRVVQSTGSTRNTIVLLVLGALLQLVLLASVYYLIRHDITERRRVAAELRRRGELLQAANKELEAFSYSVSHDLRAPLRHIDGYASLLSKTAGESLNDKSRRYLQTISDSAKQMGQLIDDLLVFSRMGRQEMLRTTVSLDQLVKTVIHDLRLDLQGRTISWTIGPLPEVSGDPAMLRQVFMNLLANAIKFTKHRAEAKIEIGATRRTAGETEIFVRDNGAGFDMQYANKLFGVFQRLHRNDEFEGTGIGLANVRRIIHRHGGQTRAEGAVDRGATFFFTLPTKRAV; the protein is encoded by the coding sequence ATGGCATCCGTCACCCAAGATCGTCCCACCGTTCCAGCCGCCGCAGCATCCGTACATTCGACGTCGGACGCTGAGAAGAAATCCCTGTCTCCCTCGCGCGTAAGCGGAACTTTGCGATGGTTTGCCGGCTGGTCCATTGAGCAGCGTGTGCTCGCTGGATTCGGGCTCGTGTTTGCGGGAATTGTCGTGATCAGTATCGCGTCCTACCGAAACACGTCGGTGCTGATCAAGAATAGCCGCCTCGATACGAGAAGCCACGAACTCGTGCAGCTGCTCGGTTCGATAGGGGAAGCATTGGATGATGCGGAGCGCGGGCATCGCCGCTATCTCGTGACGGGTGACGAGGCCTACCTCAAAGGACACAAAACCGTCCTGGAGCAGATGCCCGTCTTCTCTCAGTATCTTCGAAGCTTGACAGAAGGAGCCCCCGACCAACAGGAACGGGTGGCAAGCCTTGAACGATTAATTCGCCAACAGCTCGACGCCGAAGCCGCCGCTATTTCAGCGCGAGAGACAAACGGTTACGAGGGGGTCCGCCGTATCGCACTTTCGGGCGCGGCGAAACAAGAGCTTGACGCAATCCATCGCTTGATCGTCGAACTGGACGCGGCTGAGCAGAAGGCACTTCGGGGCCGTGTCGTTCAATCGACAGGCAGCACGAGAAACACCATCGTGCTCTTAGTTCTTGGGGCGCTCCTCCAACTCGTTTTGCTTGCCTCCGTATATTACTTGATCCGTCACGATATCACGGAGCGACGTCGCGTCGCGGCAGAACTTCGGCGACGCGGAGAGCTACTCCAAGCCGCCAACAAAGAACTCGAGGCCTTCAGCTATTCCGTCTCTCACGATCTTCGCGCGCCTCTCCGCCATATCGACGGGTATGCCTCCTTGCTGTCCAAGACGGCGGGGGAGTCGCTCAATGACAAATCCAGACGGTATCTCCAAACGATCTCCGACTCCGCCAAACAAATGGGTCAACTCATCGACGACCTGCTGGTGTTTTCCCGCATGGGCCGGCAAGAGATGTTGCGCACGACCGTAAGTTTGGATCAACTGGTCAAGACCGTCATTCACGATTTGCGGCTTGACTTGCAAGGACGGACAATCTCCTGGACAATTGGGCCGTTACCTGAAGTCTCTGGCGATCCAGCGATGTTGCGTCAGGTGTTTATGAATTTGCTCGCGAACGCTATCAAGTTCACCAAACATCGCGCCGAAGCAAAGATTGAGATCGGCGCCACTCGGCGGACCGCGGGAGAGACCGAGATCTTCGTCCGGGACAATGGAGCAGGGTTTGACATGCAATACGCGAATAAATTGTTTGGGGTGTTCCAACGCCTCCACCGCAATGACGAGTTCGAAGGAACTGGTATCGGGCTTGCGAATGTTCGACGAATCATTCATCGTCATGGTGGCCAGACCCGGGCCGAAGGAGCGGTCGACCGGGGAGCGACATTTTTCTTTACCCTCCCAACGAAAAGAGCTGTCTGA
- a CDS encoding response regulator, whose protein sequence is MTTLKPILLAEDNPRDAELALAAMEEHHIADKVVVCHDGAEVLDYLYCRGSYRTRRHGNPAVVFLDLKMPKVDGIEVLRTIKNDTDLQHIPVVMLTSSREERDLAQSYALGANAYVVKPVEFHQFINAVKELGVFWGVINEPPPEGETSIQ, encoded by the coding sequence ATGACTACCTTGAAACCGATTTTGCTGGCAGAGGACAATCCTCGTGACGCTGAACTGGCCTTGGCCGCGATGGAGGAACATCACATCGCCGACAAAGTTGTCGTCTGTCATGATGGCGCAGAGGTGTTAGATTATCTGTACTGCCGCGGGTCTTATAGGACGCGACGTCATGGAAATCCGGCTGTTGTTTTTCTTGACCTTAAGATGCCGAAAGTCGACGGCATCGAGGTGCTGAGAACGATCAAGAATGACACCGACCTTCAGCATATCCCGGTTGTCATGCTGACATCGTCACGAGAAGAGCGAGACCTGGCCCAAAGCTATGCTTTGGGTGCCAATGCCTACGTTGTCAAGCCGGTTGAGTTTCACCAATTCATCAACGCCGTGAAAGAATTAGGCGTCTTTTGGGGTGTGATCAACGAACCACCTCCTGAAGGCGAAACATCCATCCAGTAG
- a CDS encoding response regulator has translation MKSPLRLLLLEDNPVDADLITATMTERGIPCQSHRVDTRQDFVAALKEGQIDLILADYSIPGFDGFSALTLARQHRPEVPFMFVSATIGEDLAIDAMHQGATDYILKQRLGRLVPSVQRALREVEERAERQRAEDALEQSEKQFRQAQKMEAVGRLAGGIAHDFNNLLTVIMGYSQVLSTELGPEHPLRSKIEETQKAGERAAGLIRQLLAFSRKQSMDPKVLSLNTVVTNLESMLRRLIGEDIRLVTKLDPGNGRVRADQAQLEQVLMNLVVNARDAMPKGGILTLETAQVELTRSPVHYLRPLAPGPYVKLSVSDTGCGMDRQTQSHIFEPFFTTKEEGKGSGLGLSTVFGIVTQCGGGIDVASRVGHGTKFDVYFPSIESDVPVAALPQGAGQPKRGTETILLVEDDPSVRNLVRDELRKLGYRVLEAKNGVEACLLATQQAGTLDLLLTDVVMPGMGGRELAQHLSVIKPDLKILFISGYIDDVGLHAGHEEGSSSFLQKPFTPEALARAVRELLDTPSHSGKPSATLPAPRAVLR, from the coding sequence GTGAAGTCCCCTCTGCGTCTTCTGCTTCTCGAAGATAATCCGGTCGACGCCGACCTGATTACGGCGACCATGACGGAGAGAGGAATCCCCTGCCAATCTCACCGCGTCGATACGCGTCAGGATTTCGTGGCCGCGCTCAAAGAGGGCCAGATCGACCTGATCCTCGCGGACTACTCGATCCCAGGCTTTGATGGATTCAGTGCCCTGACGCTCGCTCGGCAACACCGCCCCGAAGTACCGTTCATGTTCGTCTCCGCGACGATTGGCGAGGACCTGGCCATTGATGCTATGCACCAAGGAGCAACGGATTACATTCTCAAGCAGCGGTTAGGTCGATTGGTTCCCTCTGTCCAGCGGGCCTTACGAGAGGTGGAAGAACGAGCTGAACGACAACGCGCCGAGGACGCTCTGGAGCAGAGCGAGAAGCAGTTCCGCCAGGCGCAAAAAATGGAAGCGGTGGGACGACTGGCGGGTGGTATTGCTCACGACTTCAACAACCTCCTTACCGTCATCATGGGATATAGCCAGGTCCTGTCGACCGAGCTGGGCCCTGAGCACCCGCTTCGCAGTAAGATCGAAGAGACTCAGAAAGCGGGGGAGCGGGCCGCCGGATTGATTCGACAATTGCTGGCATTCAGCCGCAAGCAGTCGATGGACCCGAAAGTGTTGAGTCTCAACACCGTCGTCACTAATCTGGAAAGCATGTTGCGACGATTGATTGGAGAAGACATTCGCCTTGTCACCAAGCTTGATCCTGGAAACGGCCGCGTACGCGCGGACCAGGCGCAGCTCGAGCAAGTCCTCATGAATCTTGTCGTCAATGCACGAGACGCGATGCCGAAAGGTGGAATTCTCACCCTCGAAACTGCCCAGGTCGAGCTCACCCGCAGCCCTGTCCATTATCTCCGCCCACTGGCACCCGGTCCCTATGTGAAATTATCGGTCAGTGATACGGGATGCGGGATGGATCGCCAGACTCAGTCGCACATCTTCGAACCATTCTTTACTACGAAAGAAGAAGGGAAGGGCAGTGGACTGGGGCTCTCCACGGTGTTTGGAATCGTTACTCAGTGCGGTGGTGGTATCGACGTGGCCAGCCGTGTGGGACACGGGACGAAGTTCGACGTGTACTTCCCCAGCATCGAATCCGACGTGCCAGTCGCCGCTCTACCCCAAGGCGCGGGGCAACCCAAACGGGGGACGGAAACTATTCTTCTCGTCGAAGACGACCCGAGTGTTCGCAATCTCGTGCGAGATGAACTGCGCAAACTCGGTTATCGGGTGCTGGAGGCCAAGAACGGTGTCGAAGCGTGCTTGCTGGCAACGCAGCAGGCGGGCACGCTCGATCTGTTGCTGACCGATGTTGTTATGCCTGGTATGGGTGGTCGAGAACTGGCACAGCATCTTTCTGTCATCAAGCCGGATCTAAAAATTCTTTTCATTTCCGGATACATCGACGATGTCGGGCTCCATGCGGGACATGAAGAAGGCTCCAGTAGCTTCCTCCAGAAACCCTTTACACCTGAGGCCCTTGCGCGGGCTGTCAGAGAACTCCTCGACACGCCGTCGCATTCCGGCAAACCGAGCGCCACTCTGCCCGCACCGCGAGCCGTCTTGCGCTGA
- a CDS encoding phosphodiester glycosidase family protein, with amino-acid sequence MRFLLRCHRPCSSFAAVFLLGTTWLVIGLPHQASTQTLTWDPVAEGLSVTVWSPQTPCQDVPPLIAFDIDPDRYRFVVHHYQREGLSAPLDIRQWQKQTGHDLIFNAGLFREDFSYLGLLYANGRSIGGKRHPTWMGLFVAEPVDSTSRRAKVLDLAVDPFDEQRPGYQEAAQSLMLLDRTGKVRVRQTGKRAQQTILAELGNGHVLLLKSTDAVSLHAVGQCMRDTFPAVRQAMAMDGGSSSDVVLNAATAQTAIISGVLQPWLLQSADNSTAHIGLPAVIGISPRRTVSANQVTPEKPTGR; translated from the coding sequence ATGAGATTTCTCTTGCGATGCCATCGACCCTGCTCAAGCTTTGCTGCTGTTTTTTTGTTGGGAACGACCTGGCTGGTCATTGGCTTGCCACACCAGGCAAGTACTCAAACATTGACGTGGGACCCTGTCGCGGAAGGACTGTCTGTGACGGTCTGGTCGCCGCAGACGCCCTGCCAAGACGTCCCGCCGCTTATCGCCTTTGACATTGATCCAGACCGCTACCGCTTTGTGGTCCATCACTATCAGCGGGAGGGACTGTCAGCCCCGCTGGACATTCGCCAATGGCAAAAACAGACGGGTCATGACCTCATCTTCAATGCCGGCCTATTCCGAGAGGACTTTTCGTATCTCGGCCTGCTATATGCCAATGGACGCTCGATCGGGGGCAAGCGCCATCCCACATGGATGGGGCTTTTCGTAGCTGAGCCCGTCGACTCGACATCGCGTCGTGCGAAAGTGCTAGACCTCGCCGTCGATCCGTTCGATGAACAGCGACCCGGTTACCAAGAAGCGGCACAATCGTTGATGCTTCTCGATCGAACAGGGAAAGTGCGCGTACGCCAGACTGGGAAGCGGGCCCAGCAAACGATTCTTGCAGAACTCGGGAATGGACATGTGCTGCTGCTGAAGAGCACGGATGCAGTATCACTCCATGCCGTTGGTCAATGTATGCGGGATACATTTCCTGCGGTCCGGCAAGCAATGGCGATGGACGGAGGGTCTTCGTCAGATGTGGTCCTGAACGCGGCAACCGCACAAACAGCGATCATATCAGGTGTTCTACAGCCCTGGCTCTTACAATCGGCCGATAACTCGACGGCTCATATTGGACTGCCGGCCGTCATCGGCATCAGTCCACGTCGCACTGTCTCGGCAAATCAGGTCACACCGGAAAAGCCTACTGGTCGATAG
- a CDS encoding rhodanese-like domain-containing protein, with translation MKSRAAFFISALLILLVAVSTTSAHHSYLLTVQQLRAGLTKAPSMAQKGFILIDVRSTEEHATGYIPGTDLNIDFREIKTRHREIGAQLDDHIVVYCQSGHRSNIAAETLADLGYWHVYNVSGGMNAWQEA, from the coding sequence ATGAAATCGAGAGCCGCATTTTTCATCAGCGCCTTGCTCATACTACTCGTTGCGGTCAGCACAACCTCCGCCCACCATTCCTATCTATTAACGGTTCAGCAGCTGAGGGCCGGATTGACCAAAGCTCCTTCGATGGCACAGAAAGGCTTCATTCTAATCGACGTGCGTTCAACCGAAGAACATGCGACGGGCTATATCCCGGGTACGGACCTCAATATTGATTTCCGTGAGATCAAGACGCGTCACCGCGAGATCGGGGCACAGTTAGATGACCACATCGTCGTTTATTGCCAGTCGGGCCATCGCAGCAACATCGCCGCGGAAACCCTGGCTGATCTGGGGTATTGGCATGTCTACAATGTCAGCGGCGGCATGAATGCCTGGCAAGAGGCGTGA